Within Plectropomus leopardus isolate mb chromosome 23, YSFRI_Pleo_2.0, whole genome shotgun sequence, the genomic segment ggacatcactagaattttaggatgtttgtaaggtgtctgcacattttttggattttaggacatttaggattttagaacatctCTGGGATTTTGGCatgtgtctaggatttaagcacatttctgggattttaggacattagtggcTTAGCTAAGACCTCTGTTTGGGGGTGCCGGGGATCCTCCAATGGCTTTTTTTGATAGTCAATCTATATttcgatgctgttttatgcactctggcatcttctctatactgaaagtacaaaatcaATTCCAGGTGTGAATCACTTAGAGAATGGTTGGAGGGCCACCTGGCACTCTATTGGGGTCCAGATTTTGCCCGCAggccttaagttgagtatcactgcagtaGAGCAGCCAGCCAGATCACACGAGTGTCTGAAGCTGAAGGGATTTCAgctgtatcacacacacacacacacacacacacacaacgtaaGGTTTCTGCCTCTGCGTGCATGTCAGTGTTTCGACATTCCCTGGCCTGCAAACCCGCGTCGTGTTCATGTCGTCTGTCTCGCACCTCTGATTGCTTCTGTCTGTATCGTAACAAGGGAGCCCGAGAAAGTGGGCGCACAGGGAATGCAAATGTGCCGTCTCCCTTCTTCTAGCTGcctctctcgttctctctctctgtgtgtctgtgctttttATAGGAGGTGAAAGTAGACAAACacccacagagacagacagtggtGTTGCGAAATAGGTCGTTCTCCAGCTCCACACTGacgcacatgagcttatttgaagctgattttcacatttaatgAAGCTAgagttgtcatttttcttaaaggaCGTTCTGTACTTGTCTTTTTAGGAAGCATTTCAAGGAAGAGCAGGAATAGTGTGAGACcctgaaatggaaaaaaaaaagttacctttCTCTTGAAatgttctatttattttaacagatcAGTTTCATGCTGGACCGCTCATGTTAACATCTGCTAAATAAGGCTGGACAGCTCGAGGAGAGAGAGCTCAGTTGATTTGTGTTGAACAGTATGTTGATAAATCTCTGGTATTGCAGCTCAGCACAGCTCTGCCCTCTTCTGGTGTGAATGAAGAGATGCACGTTGTCCAGTTTGTGCTCTTTAAAGACGTGCTgcacttgttttgtttccttttattgCTGTCTTTTCAGAGGTTGCATCCTTGAAATctacttttcaaaaacattatttctttattattaacAGTGACCTTTTTTTCAGGATAAATTATGGAGAAGATAAACTTAAAGCCTCCAAAAGTTTTAGAGCGTGTACGccagtttcagattttttctttttcatctatGCAGAGTGGAtcaaaaaaagatgcttttatTTATAGTAATAGACTGAAATATTAGCTCAAGTTCAACATTTGGCCCCTAACTTCTTTCATTACCACTTCCCTACCATAGCcccattttgtcctttttgagAGGGGTAAAGGGATCTTCTTGGGAGTTAGGAGGCCAGCAACCTAAATATTAATTTGCACCTCAGCATTGTGTTGAGTTTTTGTAGTCATGAATAAGTATATGATGGTCATTTCCATGCTCAATCATGTGGGTTAATACTTTTTGTTAAACagattttgtgcaaattttaagcatgttttatcatttaagaattgatcaaaaatattaaaaaatcctCTAAAATACCACATTAAGACACCAAGGCCTTGAGAAACAGCAGTGAATAATCCACGCTGTGTTTTTGGAATCAAAACCCTTCGAGATTTCTGTAAGAATTGCATTTTTAGGCTGGTGGTTGGTGAgcgttttttaaaacaactccATATTGGCGTGTTTTTTAGATTGTCTAAAGATTCAAGTCCAgatatttaaagacatttgttgtgtgtgtgtgtgtgtgtgcatgcaggttCTTCTGCCCTCCTCCCTGTGTTTACCTGATGGGCAGCGgctggaagaaaaagaaggagcaGATGGAGCGAGACGGCTGCTCCGAGCAGGAGTCGCAGCCCTGCGCCTTCATCGGCATCGGCAACAGCGACCAAGAAATGCAGCAGCTTAACTTAGAGGGAAaggtacaacacacacacacacacacacacacacacacacacacacacacacacaaaatcactcTATTATTTTCCTGCACGCATGCAGAAACTCACTCGAACAGGGAAACTCAGCGTGATGGGGCCACTTTCGCAAAATAAGAGGCCACGGACCAGACGCAGCAGCCATACacacgtttgtaggattttaggacatttcttgaatttaatgatgtttataggatttttaggatgtttcatcATCATTTAGACGTTTAAAGGATGTTCGCACGTTTACAgaattttcggacatttctcagattttggtccatttttaggatttttagacatttgttggattttacgatgtgtctaggattttagtttttagggttttaggacatttctgtgaacttaggacttttttttttactatttatgacatgtctcaaattAAAGGATTtctctaggatttgaggacattttcaggatttcaagacgtttctcagatttaaggacatatctgtgattttaggacgtctctcggatttcaggacattttaagattGCAGGTTGTTTCTAGGAATTCAGGATATTTccacaattttaggacatttgtaggattttaggacatttttaggatttcagcgTGATTGCAGGATTTGAGGATATTGGGGCCTTAGCCAgtacctctgtctctgtttttgagCAGCTTTTagggctctattttgatgctgttttttgcactctggcaccttttgTATACTAAACGTttacagtgtgaatcactttattttaactgtgaATTTGAAAATTGTTGTTGGGCCACCCTGCCCCTTATCGAGGCTCAGATTTGACCCgggggccgtaagttgagtatcattgCAGTTGAAGCTGACACTTCTTCACACCTTCCCTCCTGATACTTAACAGTAACGTAGAGGGTCATAAACGTTCAGTGCATTTGAAGGACATCAGTCCGACCATTTTTCTGCTGACAGTGGTGACAAATTTGACATCTGACCTCGTAAATCATCGCTGCagttattaaaaacaacaggaatGTCAGCTGTCTCCTTGTGTCACTTTGCATGTTTACCTTTTCCAGGAAACGTCGTGAGGAATCGAGCCTCGGCAgcggaaaaagaaaagatgtaaCGTGTTGTGatttctccctctgcctctcctccaTGTCCACGCAGAATTATTGCACAGCCAAAACCTTGTACATATCCGACTCCGACAAGAGAAAGCACTTCATGTTGTCTGTCAAGATGTTCTACGGCAACAGCGCTGACATCGGTGTCTTCCTCAGCAAGAGGATCAAAGTCATCTCCAAGCCCTCCAAAAAGAAGCAGTCGCTCAAAAACGCCGACTGTGAGTTTGAGCTCGTCTGTTTGTGTCCGTTATTTTGGGGGCGCCGTGGTGTGTGTTGCAATACAAACGTGGCCTATTTTGGGAATATTATTCAGCcatatttatgttatttgtgatattttctgtcTGACAGCAGGAGCGTGGATGTAGAAAAGACTCGCCAAACTTTAAATGATtaagttaaagggacagttcaccccaaatcaaaaGTCAAACACTGTTGTAGTTACTACGTCATTTGAGCATACATAGCTCTGCTGCACTTGTTCTCTTCAGGGAAAGAATATAAGATAAAGTGTGACATGCTGCAATTCATTTTCAGTTGAATTTCATacagttaaaaattaaatcctGTAACCTggagcactttttattttaagtgagaGTCTCATAACTTGGTGCAGTTTTGGAGAAAATCTAAAAGTTATGTATTGTATATTTCTAGAAATAGGCCTATTTTATGCCTGTAAAAACCACGTCCAGTTACAAATTTTTGGCAGGAACGATGCCAGAGCAACATAATTGATGTGAACTGAAGTGTTCATGtgaaaaattctgaaaacagacaacaagtaaaatattaataataatttaaaaaatattatcagtaaaataaggaaaatatttacttaaaataataaaagtaaaataatgaaaaatattaaaaatgctaaaaaaataatttattataaattCTTTCATATTACACAACTGTAATATTGAAGAAAACATAATAACtattattttgcacaaaaatgtcagcaCAGGATGTGGCCAGTGTGCTCTTCAGAGTATGTAGATTTTGTTcttatccccccaaaaaataagagaaacttcattaaaaaacatcagaagtggattttaagaagaaatttaTTCTTAAGAATGGTTgggtgtagtttttttttctaccacacttaagatatgtttaaaaagtccATTTCAGTCTgtaaaatgtggatttttttcactATATACGAAAAATTCTGAATAAATCTTGTTatattattctgtattttatcacttttatttctttaatttagttctctttactatttatttattgcccaattactcttatttatttactctaatatttgaagttttttctCCTGTATTTACAGGAGCTTTCATTTGAAAGGTTCATTAAAAACAGCTtatcatcatcagttttcttattatttcaaACCACTAGAGGTCAGCGTAGCTTCACCTGACCGTCCTGAAACGCCGCTCTGTCACAGGTCGCTCTCATGTGGTGAACAGACCATCCCCTCTGCTGTTAACATGAGAACAACATGTCACGTCTGCTCGTTGTGTAacctccctgtgtgtgtgtgtccgcagTGTGCATCGCATCAGGGACCAAGGTGGCGCTCTTCAACCGGCTTCGGTCCCAAACAGTCAGCACGCGCTATCTCCACGTGGAGGGAGGAAACTTTCACGCCAGCTCCCAGCAGTGGGGCGCCTTTTACATCCACCTGTGTGAGtgtccagctgctgcagcacaaacacgCGGCCGCAGAGCAGCTTCAGATGATGTGGAGGCTCAGTGAGAGTAAAGAGAGGAATGTGGTTGGACAGCTCGTCACTTTGTCTCCAGTCTCTGTCTGCTCATTGTAACCCACGCTGTGTTATCGAAATTACAGCGATTCATCGCACACAAAGAGGGCTGATTGATGGAGTGTGGGTTTGAGTGTCTTCGCAGCAGCACTCActtatttcctccttttttgttgttttgtttttctcagtggatgACGAGGAGTCAGAAGGAGAAGAGTTCACTGTGAGAGACGGTTACATCCACTACGGCCAGACAGTCAAACTGGTTTGCTCTGTCACTGGAATGGCCCTGCCCAGACTGGTAAAAGAAGACAtcatttgagagaaaaataataagaataataatgcTGGAAAAGTGTCAGATGTCCCTCTTTTGGCTGCTGGTTAAAAAACTTAACATCAAGTTTGACTCCTGAGAAAGTTACttatatatttagaaataaagcCTCTGAGTTTAATAATGTTTGAATTGAGGTTTTTGGAATTTTGTTCCTATTAAAGAGGAGTGAGGTAACACTGTAAATGTCACTTTACTGTGAGGAATGTCGAATATACTCAGACTAATTCTGTATTCACATACTTattcaatttaattatttatttactgcaatttctttcttttaaattatttattattattattatttatttttaacgtttaaattttttatcttcctgtttatttattttgtttattattattattgttattattactaatatagttatttttattatttatttgttcatacATCGTGTTGTATTTTGAAATGGTTAACTGCATAGAATTAATAAACATatgttgaaaattaaaaaaaataaataacaataattattattattacttttttatatagCTCCTTTAAAAACTTGCaatttaaagcagaaaaggGATACTGAAAAGTCCCATTgaacacaaacaagacaaatcTAGGGTAGAATTAGGATGAAATTAAAATCAGAGGACAAACAGTGCaagatgtaaaatgttaatataaaataatagataaaaaaactaaagggaatctttaaaaaaaaaaagaaattgaccaaaaataacaacagaatcaataaaagcaataaaaccacaaataaaagggaatgaaataaattaaaacataaattaaaaaaggtaaaagaaataaaagacatcacataaaagcaagtcaatTCATTTTTTCCGTTGCTTCTTCCCTCTGATTTTCTCATCCTTCCTTTACCTTCACTTTCTGATCGGCTCATccgtctttctttctgtcctccGTCAGATCATCCGTAAGGTGGACAAGCAGACGGCGCTGCTGGACGCCGACGACCCCGTCTCCCAGCTCCACAAGTGTGCCTTCTACCTGAAGGACACAGAACGCATGTACCTGTGCCTTTCCCAAGAAAGGATCATCCAGTTTCAAGTGAGCGTCTCGCACTTTTTACATCTTTCCATTTGTGCACGTCAGTCCCGAGGAGGTCACTTCAGAATCAGAGCTGAAGAATCTCACAGATGATTGAGGCCGATCGCTTCTGAGACAGAAAGTGATCTCTGAACCTTTCCAGCGGACTGAATTGGAATTGGCACTGAGCTCAAAGTTTCACATACTGTTTGTcgttattatattttataccCTTTAAAGCCTCGATggacagcagtttttttggtgCTGCGTTCAAAcgtctttcaaaagcatttaaatctaTGCAagttgagcaaattggtttcatttctgaAGGAATTCATGAAGGAAAAGGTCATgagtttggcaaaaaaaattacctaaaagagggagagagagagaggaagaaaattaATAGATCATCATCAGAAATCTAAGGGAAAAGGCTAGAaactgtaaatgttataaatttaaaaataattccatatttatatttacatattttttctgaattgaaaaaaaatgtaatcttaaGCACCTTTTTCCcaggtcttttctttttttttttttttactttattttatgtttctttaattattttttatgttttttagttgtttatttttattgttaattttccagtaatttccttgcaacttttttttttcctattttcagctaattttgtggtaatttcttatttagaaatcaaaccaaattgctcagatttcaaagggttaacacaggATGCCTTTTCTATTATAACAGCCgtatagagaaaaaaaggacacttGACTGCAGTCTGGAGTCTGATTGGGTTGGATTGTTGGTGGTTATCTTTTCGGCCCCTGATGTGCATTaatgtcttcctcctcctcctcctccttctcctcctcctcctcctcctcctgcaggccACTCCATGCCCAAAGGAACCAAACAAGGAGATGATCAACGACGGCGCCTCCTGGACAATCATCAGCACAGACAAGGCTGAATACACTTTCTACGAGGGCATGGGCCCTGTCCACTCGCCTGTCACCCCCGTGCCTGTGGTCGAGAGCTTACAGGTACACGCCGCCGAGACGCAGTGAAGCTTTAGCCgtctttatattattattttaggtgTTAGATTTTTAACTTCATGTCATCACAGCTGGAGACTATTATGCACTTCCTCATACTTTgcacttttattgcttttcaatTTAAAAGTTTGTTACACCTCTTTTATATGAAATCATGTcctcaattttatttatttatttattcgaTCTGCTTATATGAGTTTAATTCTACactttatttaattgtttatgaaattgtatttttgtacttgCACCAACATCTGTTCATGTGCGCCGTgctgtttaatttttgtgttcTAACGTTCTTAATATTCTTAATTTTGGGTATGTCATGAGGTGGGCAGGTGAGGGGCTACATgggtttttcatattttttttttttttctataaatattttaatctggGAAGCACTTATGATTGAAAAGTGCCGTATGTATATAAcaattgttattatcattttttaaattattttttctttttattattattatcactatttttattattattttattattattatcatcgctattattattattcatcgctattattattattattattattattattattattattattactattactattatcacTGCATTAGCGCGGTTACTAAACGatcctctgtgtctgcagctaaACGGTGGCGGCGACGTCGCCATGCTGGAGCTGACAGGACAGAACTTCACTCCAAATTTGCGGGTCTGGTTCGGAGACGTCGAGGCTGAGACCATGTACAGGTACGTCTTTGCTTTCACTTTTCGTAAAGGTCACtcagttttgacaaaaatatcGAGTCAAAGAAAATGATGGACTTTAAGTTTAATGGATACAgggattttaaatgaataaaagcttTGCGAATGCTCCCTGTCAGACGTAACGCTGCAGATCCTGTGAAGGCCTGAGAGCCCAAATCTTATGAGTCAACTTGTGTCATTCTTCTCTAAAGCTGAGCAACGGCTCATTTTTGCTCTGAGTGAGccaaaaaccttttaaaagcCAGAGTGCTGCACTGTTAACCCCTCGTAAAATGTCATTACCTCCCCTCTGTCATGTTGAGTTTTATACACAGATTATAGTTTGTTTATCAGCACCACCCACcaagctttaaccctttgaaaccaagatcaacatcagcttttttctttttgtgtttttttatgttttgtttgttttattcaagatttcaggtaattttcttgcacttttttactgatttcttgccaattttgtggtcatttcctgtttcgttgctcatgtttttgaaagaaaacccAGCCGGTTTCCTCAAGTTTGATTAATTCAGAGACAGTGGAGGAACATGAATGCATGACTGCAGCGCTGCAGATCGGACCGGCCTTTTTAGCTCCGGGCGTTCACACTGGGCTAACCTTGACTTTAGCCCGGGGTGCGCTGGCGCTCCTAACCCCGGGCTAAAGTTACCTGTGTGAAACAAAGTTtagtaaacagcagaattttaggatgttagcATGATTAACGTGTTCAA encodes:
- the rbpjb gene encoding recombination signal binding protein for immunoglobulin kappa J region b → MAPVVTGKFGERPQPLRLTREAMRNYLKERGDQTVMILHAKVAQKSYGNEKRFFCPPPCVYLMGSGWKKKKEQMERDGCSEQESQPCAFIGIGNSDQEMQQLNLEGKNYCTAKTLYISDSDKRKHFMLSVKMFYGNSADIGVFLSKRIKVISKPSKKKQSLKNADLCIASGTKVALFNRLRSQTVSTRYLHVEGGNFHASSQQWGAFYIHLLDDEESEGEEFTVRDGYIHYGQTVKLVCSVTGMALPRLIIRKVDKQTALLDADDPVSQLHKCAFYLKDTERMYLCLSQERIIQFQATPCPKEPNKEMINDGASWTIISTDKAEYTFYEGMGPVHSPVTPVPVVESLQLNGGGDVAMLELTGQNFTPNLRVWFGDVEAETMYRCAESMLCVVPDISAFREGWRWVRQPVQVPVTLVRNDGIIYSTTLTFTYTPEPGPRPHCSAAGAILRAGNSSLLSNSSQEAGAGVYGPNSTSNAGVTSSSSTAAAVVS